The genomic window GGCGAGCGATTTTTTGTTTTCCCTCTTCATTTTTTAGTTGAATTTTCTCCAAAAATAACTAGCATTGTTTTTATGGAGGTAAATATTAAAAACCTTAtttgaaatatttttaaaattGTTCAATATGAGTCTAAGAAGAGTTTAGTATATATTAAAAAAGTTCACTGTATAGTAAAAACATTTCACCATATATATTAGAGAAATGCTCAATGTTTATTCAAACCTTATAACAAAAACAAGTTCACCATATATTCCAAAAGTTCAACATGTATTACAAAATTGTTTAGTGCGTATTAAATAAGGTTCTTCATGTATTAATTAATTGTTCACCATATATTAACAAATAATTGACCATGtactaaaaaataaaaaataaataaggaAAATATAAACATAAAGAAAAAAGGAATGAAAAAGCAAACAACGTATGTACACTGCCAAGTTGTAGCACCCGGCCCAACTGTCCTTGCTAGTGGGCGCCCGTTCGACGTCATCGGGCGATAAAGAAATAGGATTCACGGAGGGTGGGGGGCAGTAGCGATGCCAGGTTGAAGTGACACCCCAAGCAAACAACGTATGTACACTACCGAACAATGCGAAATACTGTAGACAGCGGCGGAGCTAGCGACAGATGACTGAGGGGGCAAATGaccaaatatattttttaaatgggtCAAAAACTTCATTTCTCTGAATTTATGGCACTCAAATACAGAGTTCCTTCACAAAAAGTCCAAaagctggggggggggggaccaTGCCACCTGCAGTAATACACATAGCTCCGCCAGTGACTGTAGCTATGCCTATAGCCAATGAAGTGTCAGCTAGCCACGCCCTAGGCCAAGGCCCTGGCTACCTGAGGCTGGCTCCGCCACTAAGTAGGTGGGGGTGGTGCCTCCAGAACAGGGTCACAATAATGCTAGACTTACGGAAAGAATTTATGCGCTGGTGTTACGGACATGTACGTGGGCTTGTGCGGGTGGCTACAGTCAACAGTTGCTCCGAAAAACATGCATCCCATTTTCACAGCAGTGCGCCACATCAGTCTGTAGGCTCCGTCCGTAGCAATTTGTCCGTAGATGTAGCACTATTGGTCTTATCGGTTGGCTAGTCACATAAGGAGGGCAGCTAGCCCGCTCACATTCGAGCCTTGACTAGCGAGTGGCACGTAGAGATTTCCTCTATAAATATATGAGCTGCCTCAAAGAACTAATTCTGGATGCTTTTTTATTAATAATAAAGCAAAGGGGCTACAGAGGAAATGGTCCAGATAGCCCGAGCATCGTGGTCAAACCCATCACGGAGGGATGCTACGAACGTGGTGAGCGGGCAGACGTGCGTAACTGACGGTTTGCAAAGGTCACTGGGTCGCGCTGCCGCCCCCCTATATTGGTGTTCACGTCCTATATCAGTTGTTCATCCGTAAGTTGTAAAGTAAAATTACCCTTTGGTTGGTTTTGTACTCCATGCGTCCAAAAGTACTTGTTATCAAAATGAACAAAAAACGATGTATCTAGTACTTgttatcaaaataaataaaaagaaatgtATTTAGAAGTATTTTAGTTCTATATACATTCtcttttgttcattttgatgacaagtattttcggacggagggagtagtataactCAAATTCAAGGCTGCATTTAGTTTCTTGATCGAACGGAGACACAAGTATAAGAAAACAGAGTTGTTGTTGATACACATGCGAAGATGGTACACGATACATCAAACCGAACACCTTGATACTAAATCGACGATGGTCCTTGGTTGTCACACGCACACAGGCACGCACACCACGCACTAAAGAACTAATCAATTATTGTAGCCTACACTAAGATTTGCTCAAATAAAGCAGGCCAGGACCAATGTTGCAGCTTGTGCCATGGCGCGGGCGAGAGACGCCACGAATGGCCCTCCCATGGCGGATGAATGCTCCGTGGAGGCCGGCCCTGGCTCCGGAGACGGCGGCGCTTCTGAAGATGATGGATCCGTCGGGGACTCTAACGGCGACGATGCTGATGCCGGCGGCCGCTGCTCGGGGTCGAGGACTTTAATTAGGAGCTTCTGCCCATCCTTGCAGTGTCCGAGGTTGGAGCTGGCGAAGTAGACGAAGCCTGGCGCGTCGAGGATGAAGAGCGTTTTGCCATCCCTCGGCCCGGGGCCGGTGCCGATGCCCGCCGTCTCGTTGCAGTGGTAGTATCCAACCTTGCTCACCTTGATCACCGAGTCGTTCTTGTACACGAactctgcatgcatgcatgtccatTTGCATTCACTGCAGAAGGATTAGGTCGATTTGGCCTCCAGATGGCAAATCAATGGAGCAGAAGACCTCGCGTGCGCGTGATCATCAATTACTACGTACCGACGGAGTCCCCGACGAAGAAGGTTATGTTGGACGCCCACTTGACGTACGCCATCTCCTTGTCCGCCTTCGGGGGCACGCGCCACCCTTCAGGGCCGCCGACCTTGTACTGCTTCCCCTTCGGCGCCGCGGACGCCGTCGGGCAGAGGACGACGAGCACCACGACGAGCGCCGTGAGACGGATCACcagagacgccgccgccgccgcggccatgtAGATCGTATCAAAACCGAGCCACGGGCGCCCTCAGAAcgttcgccgcccgccgcccgccgatGATCTCCGAAGAAGAGGAAGTGGTGTGTATGTGTACTGTGTCCTACCGGCGCGCGGAGCCAGGAGAACTGATAGGATGACGAGAAATTTATGGGGGTACTACGTCGATCGAGTAGTGCCGATCCAGAAGTGGTAAAACTGATAGGGTCGAGGGAGAGTGCATGCATGGTGAACTCAACCGATTGCCCATTGGCGGTTTGGTCAACTCGGCGTCGCTCGCGCGCGGACGGAGGTGGCGAACGTGGCATTGGACTCTCACCAGGCAGTTTGGGCAACTTCAaccgggccgacccaaacggaaaCGAATTTCATTCGTTTTTTGTTTGTTTCAGGCGGCAAAACGGACCGCGGCGGACATGTGGACACGGGGCGATGCACCTAAGGATGCCAATTTTATTCATAGTACGGGTACCCGCAGATACCGTACCCGTATGCGCAGTGTATGGACATAATTTTATACCCATGAGTAGTACTCGTACCC from Triticum aestivum cultivar Chinese Spring chromosome 3B, IWGSC CS RefSeq v2.1, whole genome shotgun sequence includes these protein-coding regions:
- the LOC123066372 gene encoding uclacyanin-3-like, which produces MAAAAAASLVIRLTALVVVLVVLCPTASAAPKGKQYKVGGPEGWRVPPKADKEMAYVKWASNITFFVGDSVEFVYKNDSVIKVSKVGYYHCNETAGIGTGPGPRDGKTLFILDAPGFVYFASSNLGHCKDGQKLLIKVLDPEQRPPASASSPLESPTDPSSSEAPPSPEPGPASTEHSSAMGGPFVASLARAMAQAATLVLACFI